From the Candidatus Pantoea soli genome, one window contains:
- a CDS encoding ABC transporter permease — protein MKAYVARKVISLPLILFGVSMIVFIAIRALPGDPARLMAGPEAPQEAVESMRVRLGLDQPLPVQYVRFAAEALHGNLGVSLQSQRPVMTEIGERLPYTLSLAALAYLLAIAIGVPAGMTGALYRQRLPDQMVMVLTIAGASIANFWLALLAMNYFAVQLGWLPLLGADTWKNYIMPTVTLAILPMAMIARMTRSSMLDVLSQDYIRTARAKGLSSGVVHWKHALRNALIPIVTIVALNFGSLIGGAVVTESVFNWPGIGRLLVDSVKYRDYPVIQGVTLVAVTGVVLMNLIGDMLIGLLNPKIRFD, from the coding sequence ATGAAAGCGTATGTCGCCAGAAAGGTTATCTCGCTGCCGTTAATTCTTTTCGGCGTGTCGATGATCGTGTTTATCGCCATCCGCGCGCTGCCGGGCGACCCGGCTCGCCTGATGGCCGGACCGGAAGCACCGCAGGAAGCGGTAGAGAGCATGCGCGTGCGGCTCGGGCTGGATCAGCCGCTGCCGGTGCAGTATGTGAGATTTGCTGCCGAAGCCCTGCACGGTAATCTTGGCGTGTCGCTGCAGTCCCAGCGTCCGGTGATGACCGAGATCGGTGAACGGCTGCCGTATACGCTGTCGCTGGCAGCGCTGGCTTATTTGCTGGCGATTGCCATCGGCGTCCCGGCAGGCATGACCGGCGCGCTCTATCGTCAGCGGCTTCCCGACCAGATGGTGATGGTGCTGACCATTGCCGGCGCGTCCATCGCCAACTTCTGGCTGGCGCTGCTGGCGATGAACTATTTTGCCGTGCAGCTTGGCTGGCTGCCGCTGCTGGGTGCAGACACGTGGAAAAACTACATTATGCCCACCGTGACGCTGGCGATTTTGCCGATGGCCATGATTGCCCGCATGACGCGATCCAGCATGCTGGATGTGCTCAGTCAGGACTACATCCGCACAGCCCGCGCCAAAGGGCTCTCTTCCGGCGTGGTTCACTGGAAACACGCGCTGCGTAACGCGCTGATCCCGATTGTCACCATTGTCGCGCTGAACTTTGGCAGCCTGATTGGCGGCGCGGTAGTGACGGAATCCGTCTTTAACTGGCCGGGCATCGGGCGGCTGCTGGTGGATTCCGTAAAGTACCGCGATTATCCGGTGATCCAGGGCGTGACGCTGGTGGCCGTAACCGGGGTAGTGCTGATGAACCTGATTGGCGACATGCTGATTGGCCTGCTTAATCCAAAAATAAGGTTCGACTGA
- a CDS encoding ABC transporter substrate-binding protein has protein sequence MERKNRHFRVLTLAGCILASLSSASVFAAQLVIMQNEPPRSMDPGNQTATFTGTVLDPMYEGLTRIGDDGKIIPALALSWQSDASALHWTFTLRPNVKFHDGTPFNADAVVANFQRHLDTKRGLAGSGKIRTFIQDVQKKDDLTVTFTLKKINPAFLTVLASGPGLMVSPQADKAGTINNTADGTGPYKLVQYKSGEYVLEQKNNAYWGKNTGPDEIKWTWSSEPSVMNMALQSGQVDIINPVPPQFAGMLKNNPGVVLKQSPGAAVFWIDLNTQSKALSDVRVRQALNFATDQSALVKAVMFGYARPANSPLAPVDVNYDNELHDYPYDVEKAKALLSAAGYPQGFSMAIAVQAPDARTAQVLQAMWSKIGVKLSVRQMESGVWAKAAFADAKEKAAQGTDAVLASWSSGLYGSDLQLRPLYHSSSFAPGGANLGFFSDKQTDTLIDSAASELDDARRKALYVQAQKQISALAPQVLLYYQDDLYATRKNISGVTLQPGGQIVVRDAVKK, from the coding sequence ATGGAACGCAAAAACAGGCATTTCAGGGTACTGACGCTGGCCGGATGTATTCTGGCGTCGCTCTCCAGCGCATCGGTGTTCGCTGCTCAGCTGGTGATTATGCAAAACGAACCGCCGCGCAGCATGGACCCTGGCAACCAGACCGCGACGTTTACCGGTACGGTGCTGGACCCAATGTATGAAGGCCTGACACGCATTGGTGATGACGGGAAAATTATTCCGGCGCTGGCGCTGTCGTGGCAGTCCGACGCCAGCGCGCTGCACTGGACATTTACCCTGCGGCCCAACGTGAAATTTCATGATGGCACCCCGTTTAATGCGGACGCGGTGGTGGCTAATTTTCAGCGCCATCTCGACACTAAGCGCGGCCTGGCGGGCAGCGGAAAAATTCGGACGTTTATTCAGGATGTGCAAAAAAAGGATGATTTAACGGTTACCTTCACCCTGAAAAAAATTAACCCGGCGTTTTTAACCGTACTGGCTTCCGGGCCGGGGTTAATGGTCAGTCCGCAGGCGGATAAAGCGGGCACGATCAATAACACGGCTGACGGCACCGGCCCTTATAAACTGGTGCAGTATAAATCCGGCGAATATGTTCTGGAGCAGAAGAACAATGCTTACTGGGGAAAAAACACCGGGCCGGATGAAATTAAATGGACATGGAGCAGCGAGCCGTCAGTGATGAATATGGCGCTGCAATCCGGTCAGGTCGATATTATTAATCCGGTGCCGCCGCAGTTTGCCGGCATGCTGAAAAATAACCCTGGCGTGGTGCTGAAACAGTCGCCGGGTGCGGCAGTGTTCTGGATTGATTTGAATACGCAAAGCAAAGCGCTGAGTGATGTGCGGGTGCGCCAGGCGCTGAACTTTGCCACCGATCAGTCGGCGCTGGTAAAAGCGGTGATGTTTGGTTATGCGCGTCCGGCCAACTCGCCGCTGGCACCGGTTGACGTCAACTATGACAATGAACTGCATGATTATCCCTATGACGTGGAAAAGGCGAAAGCGTTACTGAGCGCCGCGGGCTATCCGCAGGGATTCAGCATGGCGATAGCGGTGCAGGCGCCGGATGCACGAACCGCCCAGGTCCTGCAGGCTATGTGGAGCAAAATTGGCGTGAAGCTCAGCGTGCGTCAGATGGAGAGTGGCGTGTGGGCGAAGGCCGCCTTTGCTGATGCAAAAGAGAAAGCCGCGCAGGGAACCGATGCGGTACTGGCGTCCTGGTCTTCCGGATTGTACGGGTCCGATCTCCAGCTGCGGCCGCTTTATCACAGCAGCAGCTTTGCCCCGGGCGGCGCGAACCTTGGCTTTTTCAGTGATAAGCAGACCGATACGCTAATCGATAGCGCCGCTTCTGAGCTGGACGATGCCCGACGTAAAGCGCTTTATGTCCAGGCGCAGAAACAGATCAGTGCGCTGGCGCCGCAGGTGCTGCTCTATTATCAGGATGATCTCTATGCGACGCGCAAAAACATCAGCGGTGTCACCCTGCAACCGGGCGGCCAGATTGTGGTGCGCGATGCAGTGAAAAAGTAG
- a CDS encoding ROK family protein, whose product MTPSLSPVICFDLGGSFIKMGVMSDKNVLTLLDQQPIPAQDWRAFCVRVSAMIARHAAEFAADSPVAISTAGIVSPLTGEMFASNIPAFHQRRLAAELGEVLQRKVIVHNDADCFALAEAEAGAGKGHKVVLGAILGSGVGGGLVSDGRLVMGQNGLTGEWGHGPITLTEVDIDGARVPIPRLACPCGQRGCLDTYGGARGMENLHRTLHGESLSSKAIVTGWQQQQARAQQTIQAWLQLVSEPLAYTINITGASCVAVGGGLASVTPLIAALNDAVQRCILRRTPYALVVPGAFAHQGGMTGAALLARRALAPAVRGL is encoded by the coding sequence ATGACCCCTTCGCTCTCTCCGGTGATCTGTTTTGATCTCGGGGGTTCTTTTATCAAAATGGGTGTGATGTCGGATAAAAACGTGCTCACGCTCCTCGATCAGCAACCCATTCCGGCGCAGGACTGGCGCGCCTTTTGCGTGCGCGTCAGCGCCATGATCGCCCGGCATGCCGCAGAGTTTGCGGCCGACTCGCCGGTTGCGATCTCCACCGCCGGCATTGTCTCACCGCTGACCGGCGAAATGTTTGCCAGCAATATTCCCGCGTTTCATCAGCGCCGGCTGGCGGCCGAACTGGGTGAGGTGCTGCAGCGGAAGGTTATCGTGCATAACGATGCCGACTGCTTCGCGCTGGCGGAAGCCGAGGCGGGCGCTGGCAAAGGGCATAAGGTGGTGCTGGGCGCCATTCTTGGCTCCGGTGTCGGTGGCGGACTGGTCTCCGATGGCCGGCTGGTGATGGGCCAGAACGGCTTAACCGGCGAGTGGGGCCACGGGCCAATCACCCTGACCGAGGTGGACATTGACGGCGCGCGCGTGCCGATCCCGCGGCTGGCGTGCCCCTGCGGGCAGCGCGGTTGCCTTGACACCTATGGTGGCGCGCGCGGCATGGAAAATCTGCACCGTACCCTGCACGGCGAAAGCCTCAGCAGTAAAGCGATTGTCACCGGCTGGCAGCAGCAGCAGGCGCGCGCGCAGCAGACCATCCAGGCGTGGCTGCAGCTGGTGAGTGAACCACTGGCGTACACCATCAATATCACCGGCGCCTCCTGCGTGGCGGTGGGCGGTGGGCTGGCTTCAGTTACCCCGCTGATTGCCGCGCTGAACGACGCCGTCCAGCGCTGCATCTTACGCCGCACGCCGTATGCGCTGGTGGTGCCGGGTGCCTTTGCCCATCAGGGCGGCATGACCGGCGCGGCGCTGCTGGCCCGCCGGGCGCTCGCACCGGCTGTCAGGGGGTTATGA
- a CDS encoding LysR family transcriptional regulator produces the protein MPVNFDLNDLYAFRALVEYGNFRLAAESICLSQSALSRRIEKLESALGTRLFDRTTRRVTLTLFGQNFAERSEQLLASVEAVLADVNQVSQERTGLVTVATVPSAAYYFMPDVIRRFQARYPRVRIKLIDSSVGNVLEAVSSGQADFGICFARNLHPSLEFIPLVEDVYVAACRHDHPLARKAALRWQDYFQQDYIALDKVSGNRTLLDQALGHLTPARASICETRHVTTLLGMVEAGIGIAAVPAMSLPSAGHSVLTHLPLIDPVVTRSVGLIRQRGRIQSYMAAELEKLITEQHPAA, from the coding sequence ATGCCGGTTAACTTCGACCTCAACGATCTGTATGCCTTTCGCGCGCTGGTGGAATACGGCAATTTTCGCCTTGCGGCAGAGTCCATCTGTCTGTCGCAGTCGGCGCTGAGCCGCAGGATTGAAAAGCTGGAATCCGCGCTCGGCACCCGGCTGTTCGATCGCACCACGCGGCGCGTCACCCTGACGCTGTTTGGTCAGAATTTTGCCGAACGTTCAGAACAGCTGCTCGCCAGCGTCGAAGCGGTACTGGCGGATGTGAATCAGGTCAGTCAGGAGCGGACCGGGCTGGTCACCGTCGCCACGGTGCCCTCCGCCGCTTATTACTTTATGCCCGATGTGATTCGTCGCTTTCAGGCGCGCTACCCGCGCGTACGCATCAAGCTCATCGACAGCAGCGTGGGTAACGTACTGGAAGCCGTCAGCAGCGGCCAGGCGGATTTTGGCATCTGTTTTGCCCGCAATTTGCATCCCAGCCTGGAGTTTATCCCGCTGGTGGAAGATGTGTATGTGGCAGCCTGCCGTCACGATCATCCGCTGGCGCGAAAAGCCGCACTGCGCTGGCAGGACTATTTTCAGCAGGATTACATCGCGCTGGATAAAGTCTCGGGCAACCGCACCCTGCTTGACCAGGCACTGGGACATTTAACGCCGGCACGCGCCAGTATTTGTGAAACCCGGCATGTGACAACCCTGCTGGGGATGGTAGAAGCGGGCATCGGCATTGCTGCCGTGCCCGCGATGTCACTGCCTTCCGCCGGTCATTCGGTGCTGACGCACCTGCCGCTGATCGATCCGGTGGTCACCCGCTCGGTCGGGCTGATTCGTCAGCGCGGGCGTATCCAGTCGTACATGGCGGCAGAACTGGAAAAGCTGATCACGGAACAGCATCCGGCTGCTTAG
- a CDS encoding ROK family transcriptional regulator, which yields MLNAHQQQILRLLVASHGMSRTAIAEKMKLSKAAISTLIKTMLQAGLLEESVPANTGQGRPSVLLKMRADSAYFLGASLLDEDVCLVLIDMHGHILASTTLTRDPTPARLAEAIAAAIPGLLAQQQISPDQLIGLGVTLSGFVDEHQAVCVQSALLGWQQVPLAALLQAQTGLEITLENDAKALAVSEKMFGVAKKARNFSLISHGDGIGSAHFFAGQLHRGAHGGAGEIAHCTIEPGGRPCRCGKRGCLDTLASLTAIRESMRENALPCHSLIELEQLAMKGNSAAIAILHQAGQALGLAIASLIQMTDPELIVIAHQPDAFEGLLKTVMLQAIDSHVLPAIVGKTPLSSIVIQPESWARAAASVAAYRFIVQLPD from the coding sequence ATGCTTAATGCTCATCAGCAGCAAATCCTGCGCTTATTAGTGGCCTCGCACGGCATGAGCCGCACGGCCATTGCCGAAAAAATGAAGCTGAGCAAAGCCGCCATCAGTACGCTGATTAAAACCATGCTGCAGGCAGGCCTGCTTGAAGAGAGTGTGCCAGCGAATACCGGCCAGGGTCGCCCGTCGGTGTTACTGAAAATGCGTGCCGATAGCGCTTACTTCCTCGGCGCGTCACTGCTGGATGAAGACGTCTGTCTGGTCCTGATTGATATGCACGGCCATATCCTTGCCAGCACTACGCTAACGCGCGACCCGACGCCGGCACGGCTGGCGGAGGCGATCGCCGCCGCGATCCCTGGTCTGCTGGCGCAACAGCAGATTTCGCCAGACCAGCTAATCGGTCTGGGCGTGACGCTGTCAGGATTTGTCGATGAACATCAGGCGGTGTGCGTGCAGTCGGCACTGCTGGGCTGGCAGCAGGTGCCGCTGGCCGCGCTGTTACAGGCGCAGACCGGGCTGGAGATCACGCTGGAAAACGATGCCAAGGCGCTGGCGGTCAGTGAAAAGATGTTTGGCGTGGCGAAAAAAGCACGCAACTTCAGCCTGATTTCCCACGGCGACGGCATCGGCTCAGCCCATTTTTTTGCCGGTCAGCTGCATCGCGGCGCACACGGTGGCGCCGGGGAAATCGCCCACTGCACTATTGAGCCAGGCGGTCGTCCCTGCCGCTGCGGCAAACGCGGCTGTCTGGACACGCTGGCATCGCTGACGGCAATCCGCGAAAGCATGCGCGAGAACGCGCTGCCCTGTCACAGCCTGATTGAACTGGAACAGCTGGCGATGAAAGGCAACAGCGCCGCGATCGCCATTCTGCATCAGGCCGGTCAGGCACTTGGCCTGGCGATTGCCAGCCTGATTCAGATGACCGATCCGGAACTGATCGTCATCGCGCATCAGCCGGATGCGTTTGAAGGACTATTGAAAACCGTCATGCTGCAGGCAATCGACAGCCATGTGCTGCCTGCGATTGTCGGCAAAACACCGCTTTCCAGCATTGTGATACAGCCGGAGAGCTGGGCCAGAGCTGCAGCCAGCGTTGCGGCGTATCGTTTTATCGTGCAATTACCCGACTAG
- a CDS encoding substrate-binding domain-containing protein yields the protein MRKLPFSLSAALVLTALSAGVRAEQITVMISGGFRAALEQLAPAYEKQSGDQLVIIPGPSMGKTPQAIPNRLARGEKADVVIMVGDALTHLQQQQQTLAGSRVELADSPIGVVVKKGTAVPDISSDEKLRNVLLQAKSVAYSDSASGRYVSTTLFKKLQIDGQMQTKAQMVERIPVASEVAKGRYSLGFQQVSELLPVPGVTFAGELPADVQYITRFAGAVTVHAAHRAQGEALLAFLASPAAQKVVNATGMHSVTAQAATKQPDAVP from the coding sequence ATGCGTAAATTACCCTTTTCATTGTCTGCGGCACTGGTCCTGACCGCACTCAGCGCGGGTGTGCGGGCGGAGCAGATCACCGTCATGATCTCCGGCGGCTTCCGCGCCGCGCTGGAGCAGCTGGCACCTGCCTATGAAAAACAGAGCGGCGATCAGCTGGTGATTATTCCCGGCCCGTCAATGGGCAAAACGCCGCAGGCCATCCCTAACCGGCTGGCGCGCGGCGAGAAAGCGGACGTGGTGATCATGGTCGGCGATGCGCTGACCCATCTGCAACAGCAGCAGCAAACCCTGGCCGGATCGCGTGTTGAACTGGCAGACTCGCCGATTGGTGTGGTGGTGAAGAAAGGAACAGCCGTGCCGGATATCAGCAGCGATGAAAAGCTGCGTAACGTCTTGCTGCAGGCGAAATCGGTAGCCTATTCAGACAGCGCCAGTGGCCGCTACGTCAGCACCACGCTGTTTAAAAAACTGCAGATTGACGGACAGATGCAAACCAAAGCGCAGATGGTCGAGCGCATTCCGGTAGCCTCAGAGGTGGCAAAAGGGCGCTACAGCCTTGGCTTCCAGCAGGTCAGTGAACTGCTGCCGGTGCCGGGGGTAACGTTCGCTGGCGAACTGCCCGCCGATGTGCAATACATCACCCGCTTTGCCGGCGCGGTAACGGTGCACGCGGCGCATCGCGCCCAGGGCGAAGCGCTGCTGGCGTTTCTCGCCTCGCCAGCCGCACAAAAGGTGGTGAACGCGACCGGCATGCACAGCGTGACCGCACAGGCTGCAACTAAGCAGCCGGATGCTGTTCCGTGA
- a CDS encoding pirin family protein: MIEQRLSEQRGAGDHGWLNSRHTFSFASYWDPQQTGFSDLLVINDDRVAPGRGFGAHPHNNMEIISYVLEGALAHKDSMGTGSVIVPGDVQLMSAGSGVTHSEFNHSNEERVHFLQIWIVPAERGTEPGYQQVSVAESEKRGQLRLIVSPQGEQGSLRVRQDVRIYAGLFDGDEQQTLTLDANRYAYIHVARGSLEVNGVRFNAGDGARVREETALHFAHGDRAEVLVFDLRPLEVNHPQR, translated from the coding sequence ATGATTGAACAACGACTGTCAGAACAACGCGGTGCCGGCGATCACGGCTGGCTGAATTCCCGCCATACCTTCTCTTTCGCCAGTTACTGGGACCCGCAGCAGACCGGGTTTTCCGATTTGCTGGTTATCAACGACGATCGGGTTGCACCGGGTCGCGGTTTTGGTGCGCATCCACATAACAACATGGAGATTATCTCTTACGTGCTGGAAGGGGCGCTGGCGCATAAAGATTCCATGGGCACCGGCTCGGTGATTGTCCCCGGTGATGTGCAGCTGATGAGCGCAGGCAGCGGCGTCACGCACAGCGAATTTAACCACTCGAATGAGGAGAGGGTGCATTTCCTGCAGATCTGGATCGTACCGGCTGAGCGGGGCACGGAGCCGGGTTATCAGCAGGTATCGGTTGCTGAAAGTGAAAAACGCGGTCAGCTGCGTCTGATTGTCTCTCCGCAGGGTGAGCAGGGCTCGCTGCGCGTGCGTCAGGACGTGCGTATCTACGCTGGCCTGTTTGACGGTGACGAGCAGCAGACGCTGACGCTGGACGCCAACCGTTATGCCTATATCCATGTTGCGCGGGGAAGCCTGGAGGTCAACGGAGTGCGTTTCAATGCCGGCGACGGTGCACGGGTACGTGAAGAAACCGCACTGCATTTTGCTCACGGCGATCGGGCGGAAGTGCTGGTGTTTGACCTGCGTCCGCTGGAAGTGAACCACCCGCAGCGTTAA
- a CDS encoding MFS transporter, whose amino-acid sequence MHSSTSPTTQRARIGAILRVTSGNFLEQFDFFLFGFYATYIAHTFFPASSEFASLMMTFAVFGAGFLMRPIGAIVLGAYIDKVGRRKGLIVTLSIMATGTFLIVLVPSWQTIGLWAPLLVLVGRLLQGFSAGAELGGVSVYLAEIATPGRKGFYTSWQSGSQQVAIMVAAAMGFALNAALEQSEIAAWGWRIPFLFGCLIVPFIFVLRRKLAETEEFNARRHHMEMREVFRTLLSNWPVVIAGMLMVAMTTTAFYLITVYAPTFGKKVLMLSASDSLLVTLLVAVSNFIWLPIGGALSDRFGRKPVLVTMTLLALATAYPALSLLAQTPTFAMMLSVLLWLSCLYGLYNGAMIPALTEIMPAEVRVAGFSLAYSLATAVFGGFTPVVSTALIEYTGDKASPGYWMSFAALCALLATLYLYRRSALALQTAR is encoded by the coding sequence ATGCATTCTTCTACCTCACCCACTACTCAACGTGCGCGTATTGGCGCGATCCTGCGCGTAACCTCAGGCAATTTTCTGGAACAATTCGATTTTTTCCTGTTCGGATTTTATGCCACGTATATTGCCCACACCTTTTTCCCGGCCAGCAGTGAGTTTGCCTCACTGATGATGACCTTTGCGGTGTTCGGTGCCGGCTTCCTGATGCGCCCGATTGGGGCGATTGTGCTCGGCGCTTATATTGATAAAGTCGGGCGGCGTAAGGGACTGATTGTCACGCTGTCGATCATGGCAACCGGCACCTTCCTGATCGTGCTGGTGCCGTCATGGCAGACTATTGGCCTGTGGGCACCGCTGCTGGTGCTGGTGGGACGTCTGCTGCAGGGCTTCTCCGCCGGGGCGGAACTGGGCGGGGTGTCGGTGTATCTGGCGGAAATCGCCACGCCAGGACGCAAAGGCTTCTACACCAGCTGGCAGTCGGGCAGCCAGCAGGTGGCTATTATGGTGGCGGCAGCGATGGGCTTTGCGCTCAATGCGGCACTGGAGCAATCTGAGATTGCGGCCTGGGGCTGGCGTATTCCGTTCCTGTTTGGCTGCCTGATTGTGCCGTTTATCTTTGTGCTGCGCCGCAAGCTGGCAGAAACCGAGGAGTTCAACGCCCGCCGTCACCATATGGAGATGCGCGAGGTGTTCCGCACGCTGCTCAGTAACTGGCCGGTGGTCATTGCCGGTATGCTGATGGTCGCCATGACCACCACGGCTTTCTATCTGATTACCGTGTATGCTCCCACCTTTGGCAAAAAGGTGCTGATGCTCAGCGCGTCAGACAGCCTGCTGGTCACGCTACTGGTGGCCGTCTCAAACTTTATCTGGCTGCCAATTGGCGGCGCATTATCCGATCGCTTTGGCCGTAAACCGGTGCTGGTTACGATGACGCTGCTGGCGCTGGCGACGGCCTATCCGGCCCTGTCGCTGCTGGCGCAGACGCCAACCTTTGCCATGATGCTGAGCGTGCTGCTCTGGCTCTCTTGTCTTTACGGTCTGTACAACGGCGCGATGATCCCGGCGCTGACAGAGATCATGCCCGCAGAAGTCCGCGTGGCGGGCTTCTCCCTGGCCTATAGCCTGGCGACAGCGGTCTTTGGCGGTTTTACGCCGGTGGTCTCCACCGCGTTAATCGAATACACGGGTGACAAAGCGTCACCCGGCTACTGGATGAGTTTTGCCGCACTGTGTGCCCTGCTGGCCACACTTTATCTCTATCGCCGCAGCGCGTTAGCGCTGCAGACGGCACGTTAA
- a CDS encoding ABC transporter permease, with product MNSLDSPVALPRSRSRQLLNLLITHPSIAIGGLLVLLVVLAALCAPLITHWDPIEQDLLNTLQAPSAAHWFGTDDYGRDIFARVVYGARITLFEVTLSVALSMLAGIPLGIMSGLAGRKTDALIMWLMDIIFAFPGIVLAILIVSVLGEGLTNMLIAISLFSIPVYARLSRNLTLGLKNMEYIEAAHMLGVRYPRIITHYILRNSVGPLIVQSTLTAGAVVLSAASLSFLGLGVQPPMPEWGTMMSDGRNFLGLNIYVSLFPGLAILITVLGFNVLGDGLRDVMDKRL from the coding sequence ATGAACAGCCTGGACTCTCCGGTCGCGCTGCCGCGTTCGCGTTCACGCCAGCTGCTGAACCTGCTTATCACCCATCCGTCCATCGCCATCGGTGGCCTGCTGGTGCTGCTGGTGGTACTTGCGGCGCTGTGCGCCCCGCTGATCACCCACTGGGACCCGATAGAACAGGATTTGCTGAATACGTTGCAGGCGCCTTCGGCCGCCCACTGGTTTGGCACTGACGATTACGGCCGCGATATTTTTGCGCGGGTGGTATACGGCGCGCGCATCACGCTGTTTGAAGTGACGCTGAGTGTGGCGTTATCGATGCTTGCTGGCATTCCGCTCGGCATTATGTCCGGCCTGGCCGGCCGTAAAACAGACGCGCTGATTATGTGGCTGATGGATATCATTTTTGCTTTTCCCGGCATCGTGCTGGCCATTCTGATTGTCAGCGTGCTGGGAGAAGGGCTGACCAATATGCTGATCGCTATCTCCCTGTTTTCTATTCCGGTATACGCCCGTCTGAGCCGTAACCTCACGCTGGGGCTGAAGAATATGGAGTATATCGAGGCTGCGCACATGCTGGGCGTGCGCTATCCGCGCATTATCACCCATTACATTTTGCGCAACTCGGTAGGCCCGCTGATTGTGCAGTCGACGCTGACTGCCGGTGCCGTGGTGCTCTCCGCCGCCAGCCTTTCGTTTCTCGGGCTGGGCGTGCAGCCTCCCATGCCGGAGTGGGGCACCATGATGAGCGACGGCCGCAATTTTCTTGGCCTGAATATTTATGTTTCCCTATTCCCTGGACTGGCAATTTTGATTACCGTGCTGGGCTTTAATGTGCTGGGCGATGGCCTGCGCGATGTAATGGATAAACGTTTATGA
- a CDS encoding LysR family transcriptional regulator translates to MQIEDLRIYVAVIQTGNFTAAAEQLMLSKQYVSRRIAALEASLGARLLNRNTRKLSVTDSGQLFARHAQRILDDVQAAEQAVSGQRQALRGSFRLSVPMSFGISHLSPYIAEFLSLHPGLQFQVELADRHVDMVGEGFDMAIRIGTLPDSSLIARRLGEFRRVICASPAYLQGAGAPRTPDELREHRCLRYGRESQTGWELFQGDSRQVVPVHGPMVSNNGEMLRDAAVAGLGLILLPEFIVAPALARGELVTVLEAWQPAALHLNALYPQHRQRSEINRVFMAFLQDKLQQATS, encoded by the coding sequence ATGCAGATAGAAGATCTTCGCATTTATGTTGCCGTGATTCAGACCGGTAACTTCACCGCCGCCGCTGAGCAGCTGATGCTGTCAAAGCAATATGTCAGCCGGCGCATTGCGGCGCTGGAGGCCTCGCTGGGTGCGCGCCTGCTGAATCGCAACACGCGTAAACTCTCGGTCACAGACAGCGGCCAGCTGTTCGCCCGGCACGCGCAGCGCATTCTGGATGATGTGCAGGCGGCTGAACAGGCGGTCTCCGGACAGCGCCAGGCGCTGCGCGGCAGCTTTCGTCTGAGCGTGCCAATGTCATTCGGGATCAGTCATCTTTCACCGTATATCGCGGAGTTTCTCAGTCTGCATCCGGGGCTGCAGTTTCAGGTCGAACTGGCTGACCGCCATGTGGATATGGTTGGCGAAGGGTTTGATATGGCTATCCGCATCGGTACGCTGCCCGATTCCAGCCTGATTGCCCGCCGGCTGGGCGAATTCCGTCGCGTCATCTGCGCCAGCCCGGCTTACCTGCAGGGTGCCGGCGCACCGCGAACGCCGGATGAACTGCGCGAACACCGCTGTTTACGCTATGGCCGCGAAAGCCAGACCGGCTGGGAGCTGTTTCAGGGCGACAGCCGTCAGGTGGTGCCCGTGCACGGGCCGATGGTCAGCAACAACGGCGAAATGCTGCGGGATGCGGCCGTTGCCGGTCTGGGGCTGATTTTACTGCCGGAATTTATCGTCGCGCCCGCGCTGGCGCGCGGTGAACTGGTCACGGTGCTGGAGGCCTGGCAGCCCGCTGCGCTGCATCTTAACGCGCTCTATCCGCAGCACCGCCAGCGCAGCGAAATTAACCGCGTATTTATGGCGTTTCTGCAGGATAAGCTGCAGCAGGCCACGTCATAA